A genomic stretch from Acetobacter ascendens includes:
- a CDS encoding IS5 family transposase: protein MKQPGFFDVEERLARLSGLGDQLEAFSRTVDFEVFRPDLELALAYSDGSKGGRPPFDPVLMFKILVIQTLNNLSDERTEYLINDRLSFMRFLGLGLSDRVPDAKTVWLFRERLTQAGAIERLFDRFDATLRNAGYLPMSGQILDATLVAAPKQRNTNAEKADLRAGRIPEDWQDKPAKRSHKDRHARWTLKFTKAKRQDDGTIPSSDLAIPFFGYKSHVSIDRKFRFIRKWKTTDAAASDGARLREGLLDKTNTASSVWADTAYRSKANEDFMDKEGFVSKVHRKKPHLKPMPRHIQKSNAGKSVIRSRVEHVFADQKSQTGLFIRTVGITRATMRIGLANIVYNMRRFLFLERLNASA from the coding sequence TGAGCGGGCTTGGCGATCAGCTGGAGGCCTTTTCCCGGACTGTGGATTTTGAGGTGTTCCGCCCTGATCTGGAGCTGGCTCTGGCCTATTCAGACGGAAGTAAAGGCGGACGTCCGCCGTTTGATCCGGTGCTGATGTTCAAAATTCTGGTCATCCAGACGTTGAACAATTTGTCTGATGAACGGACAGAGTATCTGATCAACGACCGCCTGTCGTTCATGCGCTTTCTGGGATTGGGGCTGTCGGACCGCGTGCCGGATGCCAAAACGGTCTGGCTGTTTCGTGAGCGTTTGACACAGGCGGGTGCCATTGAAAGGCTGTTTGACCGATTTGACGCGACCCTGCGGAACGCCGGTTATCTCCCGATGTCTGGTCAGATCCTGGATGCAACACTGGTGGCTGCTCCAAAGCAGCGCAATACGAACGCTGAGAAAGCGGATCTCCGGGCAGGACGTATTCCAGAAGACTGGCAGGACAAGCCCGCAAAGAGGTCGCATAAGGATCGTCATGCACGATGGACACTTAAGTTCACGAAGGCGAAGCGGCAGGACGATGGAACCATACCGTCGAGCGATCTCGCCATCCCGTTCTTTGGCTACAAATCCCACGTCTCCATCGACCGGAAGTTTCGGTTCATCCGAAAATGGAAGACGACGGATGCCGCCGCCAGTGATGGTGCGCGATTGAGAGAGGGGCTGTTAGATAAAACCAATACGGCCTCAAGCGTTTGGGCTGATACAGCTTATCGCTCGAAAGCGAATGAGGACTTCATGGACAAAGAGGGTTTTGTCTCAAAGGTTCACAGAAAAAAGCCGCATCTCAAGCCTATGCCCCGACATATCCAGAAATCGAATGCTGGAAAGTCCGTGATCCGATCACGCGTCGAGCACGTCTTTGCCGACCAGAAATCACAGACGGGGTTGTTCATCCGAACTGTCGGTATCACCCGGGCCACCATGAGGATCGGGCTGGCCAATATCGTCTACAACATGCGCCGCTTCCTCTTCCTCGAAAGGTTGAACGCGAGCGCGTAG